A single Equus asinus isolate D_3611 breed Donkey chromosome 21, EquAss-T2T_v2, whole genome shotgun sequence DNA region contains:
- the SLC38A3 gene encoding sodium-coupled neutral amino acid transporter 3 isoform X2, producing MRSRLALSQHPCPSPSTLYVGRLPQHGLPRGDMSTPGIRTGKPQAAEVERANLTAAPPGWPHRRDTLSQRRRGVISDCIGVRASAPRGGARAMEAPVQTEMVELVPNGKHSEGLLPVVTPTAGNQRVESPRRSCVEGEGFLQKSPSKEPHFTDFEGKTSFGMSVFNLSNAIMGSGILGLAYAMANTGIILFLFLLTAIALLSSYSIHLLLKSSGIVGIRAYEQLGYRAFGMPGKLAAALAITLQNIGAMSSYLYIIKSELPLVIRAFLNLQDHTSDWYVNGNYLVILVSVIVILPLALMRQLGYLGYSSGFSLSCMVFFLIAVIYKKFHVPCPLPPNSNTTGNVSLTEVIKEEVPLEVETEAAAFCTPSYFTLNIQTAYTIPIMAFAFVCHPEVLPIYTELKDPSKRKMQHISNLSIAVMYVMYFLAALFGYLTFYDGVESELLHTYNKVDPFDVLILCVRVAVLTAVTLTVPIVLFPVSWCAAPSSRCSFRARSSVGCDTHSLPLAYSFVSTCWSSLPPPSWASSGSLVPHLPHASSSSSLPSSTSASCPLRRNRQGLPPKSWCEGPGGPLFRCAWPLADDHEHELHHH from the exons ATGAGAAGCAG actggccctgagccaacatccgtgtccatctccctctactttatacgtgggacgcctaccacagcatggcttgccaaggggtgacatgtccacacccgggatccgaaccggcaaaccccaggccgctgaagtggaacgtgcaaacttaaccgctgcaccaccaggctggccccacaggaGGGACACTTTGTCTCAGCGAAGGAGGGGAGTG ATTTCTGACTGTATTGGTGTGAGAGCCAGTGCTCCTCGTGGTGGTGCCCGAGCCATGGAGGCACCTGTGCAGACAGAGATGGTGGAGCTGGTGCCCAACGGCAAACACTCGGAGGGGCTACTCCCAGTTGTCACCCCTACGGCAGGCAACCAGAG GGTTGAAAGCCCCAGACGGAGCTGTGTTGAGGGTGAGGGCTTCCTACAGAAAAGCCCCAGCAAGGAGCCGCACTTCACTGAC TTCGAGGGGAAGACATCATTCGGGATGTCAGTGTTCAACCTCAGCAATGCCATCATGGGCAGTGGCATCCTCGGGCTCGCCTACGCCATGGCCAATACGGGCATCATCCTTTTCCT GTTCCTGTTGACAGCCATTGCCCTGCTCTCCAGCTACTCCATCCACCTGCTACTCAAGTCCTCAGGGATTGTGG GCATCCGTGCCTATGAGCAGCTGGGCTACCGTGCCTTTGGGATGCCAGGAAAGCTGGCAGCGGCCCTGGCCATCACACTGCAGAACAttggag ccatgTCCAGCTACCTGTACATCATCAAGTCGGAGCTGCCCCTCGTCATACGGGCCTTCCTGAACCTTCAGGATCACACCTC GGACTGGTACGTGAATGGGAACTACCTGGTGATCCTGGTCTCTGTCATTGTCATTCTGCCCCTGGCACTGATGCGGCAGCTTG GCTACCTGGGTTACTCCAGCGGTTTCTCTCTCAGCTGTATGGTGTTCTTCCTAATTGCA GTCATCTACAAAAAGTTTCATGTGCCCTGTCCGCTGCCCCCCAACTCCAACACCACAGGCAACGTCAGCCTCACGGAGGTCATCAAGGAGGAGGTACCACTGGAGGTGGAGACTGAGGCCGCAGCCTTCTGCACCCCAAGCTACTTCACACTCAACATACAG ACGGCATACACTATCCCCATCATGGCCTTCGCCTTTGTCTGCCACCCCGAGGTGCTGCCCATCTATACAGAACTCAAAGA CCCCTCCAAGAGGAAGATGCAGCACATCTCCAACCTGTCCATCGCCGTCATGTATGTCATGTACTTCCTGGCTGCCCTCTTCGGCTACCTCACCTTCTACG ACGGGGtggagtcagagctgctgcaCACCTACAACAAGGTGGACCCATTTGATGTGCTGatcctgtgtgtgcgtgtggctGTGCTGACGGCAGTCACGCTCACAGTGCCAATTGTTCTGTTCCCGGTGAGCTG GTGCGCCGCGCCATCCAGCAGATGCTCTTTCAGAGCCAGGAGTTCAGTTGGCTGCGACACACACTCATTGCCACTAGCCTACTCATTTGTATCAACCTGCTGGTCATCTTTGCCCCCACCATCCTGGGCATCTTCGGGATCATTG GTGCCACATCTGCCCCATGCCTCATCTTCATCTTCCCTGCCATCTTCTACTTCCGCATCGTGCCCACTGAGAAGGAACCGGCAAGGTCTACCCCCAAAATCCTGGTGCGAAGGGCCTGGAG GCCCTTTGTTTCGCTGTGCTTGGCCTCTTGCTGATGACCATGAGCATGAGCTTCATCATCATTGA
- the SLC38A3 gene encoding sodium-coupled neutral amino acid transporter 3 isoform X10, which produces MEAPVQTEMVELVPNGKHSEGLLPVVTPTAGNQRVESPRRSCVEGEGFLQKSPSKEPHFTDFEGKTSFGMSVFNLSNAIMGSGILGLAYAMANTGIILFLFLLTAIALLSSYSIHLLLKSSGIVGIRAYEQLGYRAFGMPGKLAAALAITLQNIGAMSSYLYIIKSELPLVIRAFLNLQDHTSDWYVNGNYLVILVSVIVILPLALMRQLGYLGYSSGFSLSCMVFFLIAVIYKKFHVPCPLPPNSNTTGNVSLTEVIKEEVPLEVETEAAAFCTPSYFTLNIQTAYTIPIMAFAFVCHPEVLPIYTELKDPSKRKMQHISNLSIAVMYVMYFLAALFGYLTFYDGVESELLHTYNKVDPFDVLILCVRVAVLTAVTLTVPIVLFPVSWCAAPSSRCSFRARSSVGCDTHSLPLAYSFVSTCWSSLPPPSWASSGSLVPHLPHASSSSSLPSSTSASCPLRRNRQGLPPKSWPFVSLCLASC; this is translated from the exons ATGGAGGCACCTGTGCAGACAGAGATGGTGGAGCTGGTGCCCAACGGCAAACACTCGGAGGGGCTACTCCCAGTTGTCACCCCTACGGCAGGCAACCAGAG GGTTGAAAGCCCCAGACGGAGCTGTGTTGAGGGTGAGGGCTTCCTACAGAAAAGCCCCAGCAAGGAGCCGCACTTCACTGAC TTCGAGGGGAAGACATCATTCGGGATGTCAGTGTTCAACCTCAGCAATGCCATCATGGGCAGTGGCATCCTCGGGCTCGCCTACGCCATGGCCAATACGGGCATCATCCTTTTCCT GTTCCTGTTGACAGCCATTGCCCTGCTCTCCAGCTACTCCATCCACCTGCTACTCAAGTCCTCAGGGATTGTGG GCATCCGTGCCTATGAGCAGCTGGGCTACCGTGCCTTTGGGATGCCAGGAAAGCTGGCAGCGGCCCTGGCCATCACACTGCAGAACAttggag ccatgTCCAGCTACCTGTACATCATCAAGTCGGAGCTGCCCCTCGTCATACGGGCCTTCCTGAACCTTCAGGATCACACCTC GGACTGGTACGTGAATGGGAACTACCTGGTGATCCTGGTCTCTGTCATTGTCATTCTGCCCCTGGCACTGATGCGGCAGCTTG GCTACCTGGGTTACTCCAGCGGTTTCTCTCTCAGCTGTATGGTGTTCTTCCTAATTGCA GTCATCTACAAAAAGTTTCATGTGCCCTGTCCGCTGCCCCCCAACTCCAACACCACAGGCAACGTCAGCCTCACGGAGGTCATCAAGGAGGAGGTACCACTGGAGGTGGAGACTGAGGCCGCAGCCTTCTGCACCCCAAGCTACTTCACACTCAACATACAG ACGGCATACACTATCCCCATCATGGCCTTCGCCTTTGTCTGCCACCCCGAGGTGCTGCCCATCTATACAGAACTCAAAGA CCCCTCCAAGAGGAAGATGCAGCACATCTCCAACCTGTCCATCGCCGTCATGTATGTCATGTACTTCCTGGCTGCCCTCTTCGGCTACCTCACCTTCTACG ACGGGGtggagtcagagctgctgcaCACCTACAACAAGGTGGACCCATTTGATGTGCTGatcctgtgtgtgcgtgtggctGTGCTGACGGCAGTCACGCTCACAGTGCCAATTGTTCTGTTCCCGGTGAGCTG GTGCGCCGCGCCATCCAGCAGATGCTCTTTCAGAGCCAGGAGTTCAGTTGGCTGCGACACACACTCATTGCCACTAGCCTACTCATTTGTATCAACCTGCTGGTCATCTTTGCCCCCACCATCCTGGGCATCTTCGGGATCATTG GTGCCACATCTGCCCCATGCCTCATCTTCATCTTCCCTGCCATCTTCTACTTCCGCATCGTGCCCACTGAGAAGGAACCGGCAAGGTCTACCCCCAAAATCCTG GCCCTTTGTTTCGCTGTGCTTGGCCTCTTGCTGA
- the SLC38A3 gene encoding sodium-coupled neutral amino acid transporter 3 isoform X4, translated as MRSRLALSQHPCPSPSTLYVGRLPQHGLPRGDMSTPGIRTGKPQAAEVERANLTAAPPGWPHRRDTLSQRRRGVISDCIGVRASAPRGGARAMEAPVQTEMVELVPNGKHSEGLLPVVTPTAGNQRVESPRRSCVEGEGFLQKSPSKEPHFTDFEGKTSFGMSVFNLSNAIMGSGILGLAYAMANTGIILFLFLLTAIALLSSYSIHLLLKSSGIVGIRAYEQLGYRAFGMPGKLAAALAITLQNIGAMSSYLYIIKSELPLVIRAFLNLQDHTSDWYVNGNYLVILVSVIVILPLALMRQLGYLGYSSGFSLSCMVFFLIAVIYKKFHVPCPLPPNSNTTGNVSLTEVIKEEVPLEVETEAAAFCTPSYFTLNIQTAYTIPIMAFAFVCHPEVLPIYTELKDPSKRKMQHISNLSIAVMYVMYFLAALFGYLTFYDGVESELLHTYNKVDPFDVLILCVRVAVLTAVTLTVPIVLFPVRRAIQQMLFQSQEFSWLRHTLIATSLLICINLLVIFAPTILGIFGIIGATSAPCLIFIFPAIFYFRIVPTEKEPARSTPKILVRRAWRPFVSLCLASC; from the exons ATGAGAAGCAG actggccctgagccaacatccgtgtccatctccctctactttatacgtgggacgcctaccacagcatggcttgccaaggggtgacatgtccacacccgggatccgaaccggcaaaccccaggccgctgaagtggaacgtgcaaacttaaccgctgcaccaccaggctggccccacaggaGGGACACTTTGTCTCAGCGAAGGAGGGGAGTG ATTTCTGACTGTATTGGTGTGAGAGCCAGTGCTCCTCGTGGTGGTGCCCGAGCCATGGAGGCACCTGTGCAGACAGAGATGGTGGAGCTGGTGCCCAACGGCAAACACTCGGAGGGGCTACTCCCAGTTGTCACCCCTACGGCAGGCAACCAGAG GGTTGAAAGCCCCAGACGGAGCTGTGTTGAGGGTGAGGGCTTCCTACAGAAAAGCCCCAGCAAGGAGCCGCACTTCACTGAC TTCGAGGGGAAGACATCATTCGGGATGTCAGTGTTCAACCTCAGCAATGCCATCATGGGCAGTGGCATCCTCGGGCTCGCCTACGCCATGGCCAATACGGGCATCATCCTTTTCCT GTTCCTGTTGACAGCCATTGCCCTGCTCTCCAGCTACTCCATCCACCTGCTACTCAAGTCCTCAGGGATTGTGG GCATCCGTGCCTATGAGCAGCTGGGCTACCGTGCCTTTGGGATGCCAGGAAAGCTGGCAGCGGCCCTGGCCATCACACTGCAGAACAttggag ccatgTCCAGCTACCTGTACATCATCAAGTCGGAGCTGCCCCTCGTCATACGGGCCTTCCTGAACCTTCAGGATCACACCTC GGACTGGTACGTGAATGGGAACTACCTGGTGATCCTGGTCTCTGTCATTGTCATTCTGCCCCTGGCACTGATGCGGCAGCTTG GCTACCTGGGTTACTCCAGCGGTTTCTCTCTCAGCTGTATGGTGTTCTTCCTAATTGCA GTCATCTACAAAAAGTTTCATGTGCCCTGTCCGCTGCCCCCCAACTCCAACACCACAGGCAACGTCAGCCTCACGGAGGTCATCAAGGAGGAGGTACCACTGGAGGTGGAGACTGAGGCCGCAGCCTTCTGCACCCCAAGCTACTTCACACTCAACATACAG ACGGCATACACTATCCCCATCATGGCCTTCGCCTTTGTCTGCCACCCCGAGGTGCTGCCCATCTATACAGAACTCAAAGA CCCCTCCAAGAGGAAGATGCAGCACATCTCCAACCTGTCCATCGCCGTCATGTATGTCATGTACTTCCTGGCTGCCCTCTTCGGCTACCTCACCTTCTACG ACGGGGtggagtcagagctgctgcaCACCTACAACAAGGTGGACCCATTTGATGTGCTGatcctgtgtgtgcgtgtggctGTGCTGACGGCAGTCACGCTCACAGTGCCAATTGTTCTGTTCCCG GTGCGCCGCGCCATCCAGCAGATGCTCTTTCAGAGCCAGGAGTTCAGTTGGCTGCGACACACACTCATTGCCACTAGCCTACTCATTTGTATCAACCTGCTGGTCATCTTTGCCCCCACCATCCTGGGCATCTTCGGGATCATTG GTGCCACATCTGCCCCATGCCTCATCTTCATCTTCCCTGCCATCTTCTACTTCCGCATCGTGCCCACTGAGAAGGAACCGGCAAGGTCTACCCCCAAAATCCTGGTGCGAAGGGCCTGGAG GCCCTTTGTTTCGCTGTGCTTGGCCTCTTGCTGA
- the SLC38A3 gene encoding sodium-coupled neutral amino acid transporter 3 isoform X5: MRSRLALSQHPCPSPSTLYVGRLPQHGLPRGDMSTPGIRTGKPQAAEVERANLTAAPPGWPHRRDTLSQRRRGVISDCIGVRASAPRGGARAMEAPVQTEMVELVPNGKHSEGLLPVVTPTAGNQRVESPRRSCVEGEGFLQKSPSKEPHFTDFEGKTSFGMSVFNLSNAIMGSGILGLAYAMANTGIILFLFLLTAIALLSSYSIHLLLKSSGIVGIRAYEQLGYRAFGMPGKLAAALAITLQNIGAMSSYLYIIKSELPLVIRAFLNLQDHTSDWYVNGNYLVILVSVIVILPLALMRQLGYLGYSSGFSLSCMVFFLIAVIYKKFHVPCPLPPNSNTTGNVSLTEVIKEEVPLEVETEAAAFCTPSYFTLNIQTAYTIPIMAFAFVCHPEVLPIYTELKDPSKRKMQHISNLSIAVMYVMYFLAALFGYLTFYDGVESELLHTYNKVDPFDVLILCVRVAVLTAVTLTVPIVLFPVSWCAAPSSRCSFRARSSVGCDTHSLPLAYSFVSTCWSSLPPPSWASSGSLVPHLPHASSSSSLPSSTSASCPLRRNRQGLPPKSWPFVSLCLASC; encoded by the exons ATGAGAAGCAG actggccctgagccaacatccgtgtccatctccctctactttatacgtgggacgcctaccacagcatggcttgccaaggggtgacatgtccacacccgggatccgaaccggcaaaccccaggccgctgaagtggaacgtgcaaacttaaccgctgcaccaccaggctggccccacaggaGGGACACTTTGTCTCAGCGAAGGAGGGGAGTG ATTTCTGACTGTATTGGTGTGAGAGCCAGTGCTCCTCGTGGTGGTGCCCGAGCCATGGAGGCACCTGTGCAGACAGAGATGGTGGAGCTGGTGCCCAACGGCAAACACTCGGAGGGGCTACTCCCAGTTGTCACCCCTACGGCAGGCAACCAGAG GGTTGAAAGCCCCAGACGGAGCTGTGTTGAGGGTGAGGGCTTCCTACAGAAAAGCCCCAGCAAGGAGCCGCACTTCACTGAC TTCGAGGGGAAGACATCATTCGGGATGTCAGTGTTCAACCTCAGCAATGCCATCATGGGCAGTGGCATCCTCGGGCTCGCCTACGCCATGGCCAATACGGGCATCATCCTTTTCCT GTTCCTGTTGACAGCCATTGCCCTGCTCTCCAGCTACTCCATCCACCTGCTACTCAAGTCCTCAGGGATTGTGG GCATCCGTGCCTATGAGCAGCTGGGCTACCGTGCCTTTGGGATGCCAGGAAAGCTGGCAGCGGCCCTGGCCATCACACTGCAGAACAttggag ccatgTCCAGCTACCTGTACATCATCAAGTCGGAGCTGCCCCTCGTCATACGGGCCTTCCTGAACCTTCAGGATCACACCTC GGACTGGTACGTGAATGGGAACTACCTGGTGATCCTGGTCTCTGTCATTGTCATTCTGCCCCTGGCACTGATGCGGCAGCTTG GCTACCTGGGTTACTCCAGCGGTTTCTCTCTCAGCTGTATGGTGTTCTTCCTAATTGCA GTCATCTACAAAAAGTTTCATGTGCCCTGTCCGCTGCCCCCCAACTCCAACACCACAGGCAACGTCAGCCTCACGGAGGTCATCAAGGAGGAGGTACCACTGGAGGTGGAGACTGAGGCCGCAGCCTTCTGCACCCCAAGCTACTTCACACTCAACATACAG ACGGCATACACTATCCCCATCATGGCCTTCGCCTTTGTCTGCCACCCCGAGGTGCTGCCCATCTATACAGAACTCAAAGA CCCCTCCAAGAGGAAGATGCAGCACATCTCCAACCTGTCCATCGCCGTCATGTATGTCATGTACTTCCTGGCTGCCCTCTTCGGCTACCTCACCTTCTACG ACGGGGtggagtcagagctgctgcaCACCTACAACAAGGTGGACCCATTTGATGTGCTGatcctgtgtgtgcgtgtggctGTGCTGACGGCAGTCACGCTCACAGTGCCAATTGTTCTGTTCCCGGTGAGCTG GTGCGCCGCGCCATCCAGCAGATGCTCTTTCAGAGCCAGGAGTTCAGTTGGCTGCGACACACACTCATTGCCACTAGCCTACTCATTTGTATCAACCTGCTGGTCATCTTTGCCCCCACCATCCTGGGCATCTTCGGGATCATTG GTGCCACATCTGCCCCATGCCTCATCTTCATCTTCCCTGCCATCTTCTACTTCCGCATCGTGCCCACTGAGAAGGAACCGGCAAGGTCTACCCCCAAAATCCTG GCCCTTTGTTTCGCTGTGCTTGGCCTCTTGCTGA